The following is a genomic window from Epinephelus moara isolate mb chromosome 17, YSFRI_EMoa_1.0, whole genome shotgun sequence.
cagctcggcccagtgaatgaagttactttttctcagactccagctgctgtgagaggcagcaaaacatcctctcattttatagttacagttggctgcagtgttcacagctccacctttcagtaccagatctgtgtgctaggtaccccaacagaggggggaccaaacatggggacggttcCATTGGTGCCATCctcaacttttcacagtggaaacagaaacaaactgaacCATACTGCTCGGTGCAAACTGGGCTGTAGAGGCCTGTAGCTACAGATTGACAccatctgaaacttctcccagtcagagttgttgaggaggttttaaccgggagctgacgaggacctgctccctgtgtggaTATACACGGCTCACtctgaggtaacaaaacacagcgattcatattttcaggtgatcaaacactgaaggaaacagactcattatattatattccatgaCAGCATGTCCTTGTCCAGTGCTGTAAACATCTTACAGTGCTTCAGTAACTCACATCCTGTGTGTAAATACAACTCTGGGTGTTTTCACTTCAGTTTTATGTTGCTTCATACTTccccactacatctcagaggttaGTGCTGTTCTTCACagacacatgaatgcagcaggaAGATTTACTTCACAGCTAAACTTTACTGAAACACCTTTAACAGACTCTAATAATGTTAGTTTAGAGATAAAGTTGTAAAATAAACCGGACTGACCTTTAATAAACGCAGAGTTCTCTCCTCCGGACTTTAAATTTTAAACGCCgggatttcttcttcttctcctccttctttatTCCTcgtcttttcttcttctgtggatATTTCAGCTCAAAATCCAACACGTCATCTTCAAGTTAAACTTCTCCGCTGCAggtttgtgttttcattcagagacttgtttttctgtcacgaaataaaaacacaccaaactcTTCTCTGCGCTGCTTCGACCCGCTTGCACATGGAGCTTTGTTTGGCGCCGTTTGATGACGTCACGAATCTGGTCACGTGCccctcagtgttttttttcccccaacaaaaaaaatgtgtttttatttaatttaatttattcaatCTCTATTATTAACTCagacaaaataatcattaactTTTAGTCACAATACAAAGGCCtactaaaatatatatttctcaCTATACTTCCTctactgtattattattattattatgattattattattattgataaacaatttgtttttattatttttaaataatgatCAACATTTAGTCCCAACTATACATCACTATACATCATTATATTTACTACTTATTTCAGGCCTCTAccataatattattactattaatatatattttaccaTTATGGGGTTATTTCACTCTGTTTTACTCTAGTTACTGTTATAAtagattttaaatgtattctattacatttttattgtctcAATCTTTaattaatatcattattattattattattattaatttatttattttttaaatttattttttattgtcattattaacTTCATAAATAAAACCTTAAATAATTATCAACTTTTAGTCACAATACTTCTGGCCAGTGAAATTCTTCTGTCATTCCTTCTGtatttcttattcttattcttatttatttatttattttaaataatatagTAGAGGCCTAGTTTTGAATCAAAAAGCAAGTCTAGTGAAAAATAGACCTTGGATTTTATTAGGCCTATCAGGTATTGCTACTCAAATTTGATAATTATTTAGTCTgagataataattaaaataaaaataataaaataaatcaataataataataaaattttgAGACCAGTCCATGAAATTATTACAATAGAAATTTAATACAATAGATTTAAATACTATTCAAACAGTGATAAGAGTAACAGAGTAATATAAAATTAAAGAACCACATAAAATATAGGCCaataactataataataatagcaataataataataataataataaaaacatagtccaaacaaaaaaaacaataagagGGATATAAAGACAGACATAATCATATAATACTAAAGCAGTGTCAGGCTCAGAACAAACAACAATCACTCAACgcttctttgatttttttttttttttcattattaattaaaaaacacctAAATTCCCAAAATACAAACCGTTTGGTTCACaagtcacatttaaaaaacaaggatatatatataaaatagaGCGGAGACACAGTCTCAGTGCTGTCAGTATAAATATGAGATAAATAGATATAAAGCTTTCACTCATGTCACGTCTACATTCACTGAAGGTGCGACTGGTGGGTCAGAGGTCATCGAACTTCTCATTGGTCCGTGCTGGTGGACGGGAGCTCAGTTGATCAGGCTGTGGTGAGTTCTCGGTTTCCTGTATATGACAATAAAACAAGCAGGACGCACGTTAGACACGTCCCAACACTGACAGATTATCACTCAGAGGATGAGGATGGGATTCATGTACTCACACGATGGAGGCCAGGAGTTTCTGCACAGCGTCCAGCTCGGGGTTCAGGCAGTAACGAAAGCCGTTTTTGTTGGTGACCCTGTTGAAACGGACGGTAGAGGTGAGGTCAGACTCTCTTCATTAAATGtaaactgttaaataaatacGTCAGGCAGGACTGAAGTTGAATGTTATGAACTGAGGCGGAACCAGTAGTGTGAGGAAGTTATAATGGGCACCAATTCACGCTGTCGTGCATCTTGACACAACCAAAGACTTGACACTGGACAACATTAGCAGACacattacccagcaatcatcgctgcaaatctgacaaaaatatcaaagagtGTAAGAAATGAACCATTTAATTGAGTAGTTTGTGAAGTATAGCCGTTTTTAGATCAAAGCGATCGTTTACCCTAAAATTAAAATAGCGCTGCAGCCAGATCCAGTGCGACTGAAGTGAACGGTgaccagttttaaaatgtcaaaaaagaacacaaaaaacccacaaaatgtCTCCATGCTGCTCGTGTGGTGTAATCCAAGTGTCCGTAAGCCAGCACATTTACGCAAGGTTTTTAGCCTAAATGTCAACTGTAGCCTCTCAGACCAGAGCAATGGCGCGAGATGGGATCAACgagatctctctctctgttgtgtgAGTCGCTTCCTGGTAGCGTGTGAACACAGATGTGCAGGTATCGTGAGATCTCGTTGATGCCATGTTGCGCCGGCATTTGTGTACCTCATGAACATGCGGGCAGCTCTGGTCTGAGAGGCTACAGTCGACATTCAGGCTAAGAACGTGATTTAAATGGCGTCTTTTCAGGTCAAATTTGAATGTGGCGGCTAACGGACACCacacgagcagtatggagacttttttttttgttttgtttttttacactttaataCTGGTAATACATGAGCACAAAAATATCTTATTATCAAATctctttttgtatttatttcaaatcaaatttatttatttatttgggtCTCCATTAGCCACCACGAGGGGACAACTCTCTCTTCCTGGGGTCAATACAAGGGAACACAATGTGAAACAAACACGTCATTAAAAATCCAAGAAGGGAATGAGAACGTGCAAAATACAAaaccaaagacagaaaaataagtCAGCAACCATCAGCACTGGCATTAATTAAAGACGTCTTACACAATCTCCACTCTGTTGCAGAAGATGGTCGCTTGGTAGATCTTGAGTTCCTTTATGTCGGACATCGATCTGATTCTGTTCCTGACGCGTTCACACAGACACCTTCCTGACTGGCGGTCCACTGTACGGAGAAAGACaagggacaaaaaaaaacatttaataagaATTCTTCCACCAAAACATGTATAAAtgtagcctataaaatgacaaACAGCTTCTTCTTTCCCAACTTTGATCTTTTCTGATCCACTCATGAGCCCATCGTACGTCAAAATGTCCCTGAggccaaaatgaaaataaactacCTGTAGCTAATAAAACATCAGATTAAAATATGAGCTAATTTGTGTTCTGTAACATGTTGTACATGTGTTATAATAATCAtgtaaatcaattaaaaaaacattacaaatgaacttgttcaga
Proteins encoded in this region:
- the LOC126403749 gene encoding C-X-C motif chemokine 10-like produces the protein MSHIMKVFLLLAVIICISTAQMDRQSGRCLCERVRNRIRSMSDIKELKIYQATIFCNRVEIVVTNKNGFRYCLNPELDAVQKLLASIVKPRTHHSLIN